GGAACGACCGAGGCCGAACTCGCCGCGGAGATCGACCGCCTGCTCGCGGCGGAAGGCGGCGGCGAGCCGGCGTTCGAGACGATCGTTGCGGCGGGACCGAACGGCGCCCGGCCGCACCACCACAGCGGCGACCGCGAAATTCAACGGGGCGATCCGATCGTGCTCGACTTCGGCGCGTTCGTCGACGCCGACCTCGAGGCCGGCACCGCCCGCTACCCCGGCGACCAGACCCGGACGATCGTCGTCGGCGACCCGCCGGCCGAGTACGAGCGGGTTCACGACGTGGTCCGCGAGGCCCAGCAGGCCGCCGTCGAGGCCATCGAACCCGGCGTCGCGGCCGGCGAGATCGATCTCGCTGCCCGGTCGGTTATCAAGGATGCCGGGTACGGCGATGCGTTCGTCCACCGCACCGGCCACGGCGTCGGCCTCGAGGTCCACGAGCCGCCCTATATCGTCGACGGTAACGACCGCGAACTCGAGCCGGGTATGGTCTTCAGCGTCGAGCCGGGGATCTATTTCGAGGGACAGTTCGGCGTCCGGATCGAGGACCTCGTGGTCGTCACCGAGGACGGCTGCGAGCGGTTGAACGACTCGCCTCGAGGGTGGAAGACCGGAGCCGCCAGCGAGTGAGCAATGCCCTCGATCAACCGGCGGTTCCGCGGCGTGGTGAAGACGCTCGCGACCGCGCTCGACGACGTCCCGTGGGCGCTGACGGGCAGTACGAGCTTCGCGCTGCAGGGCGTTCCGCTGACTCCGAACGACGTCGACGTGCAGACGACCGAAGACGGTG
This DNA window, taken from Natronococcus sp. CG52, encodes the following:
- a CDS encoding M24 family metallopeptidase; its protein translation is MHPPFEARIETCQRRLEAVDADLLVCFPSPSLTYLTGFAESPSERHLLLFVPRVGSPALVAPTMYEAQLTAFDIPDLRLWDDEDDPVAVVDGVLEEYELESPTVLLDDRMWTTFGQDLRALLPTGEFGLASTVLEPLRIRKDEVELDALRRAGEIADRVSLEIRSRGEDLVGTTEAELAAEIDRLLAAEGGGEPAFETIVAAGPNGARPHHHSGDREIQRGDPIVLDFGAFVDADLEAGTARYPGDQTRTIVVGDPPAEYERVHDVVREAQQAAVEAIEPGVAAGEIDLAARSVIKDAGYGDAFVHRTGHGVGLEVHEPPYIVDGNDRELEPGMVFSVEPGIYFEGQFGVRIEDLVVVTEDGCERLNDSPRGWKTGAASE